Proteins from one Nicotiana tabacum cultivar K326 chromosome 23, ASM71507v2, whole genome shotgun sequence genomic window:
- the LOC142177290 gene encoding uncharacterized protein LOC142177290: MKTVNALPTTVHGFAPNVHIALGGWQGLTDFTVAPMDVFDIILGLDFWYEINALIAPRINQLHISNPGGSCIVPLVRVPQNGMHLLAMQLVKGFKKWEPTFLATLTGIVEHSLEAVELPPRIEKVLDDNKDVMPEELPKQLPPRKEVDHQIELVPGAKPPAMSPYRMAPPELEELRKQLKELLEAGHIRPSKALCQRQSKRLG; encoded by the coding sequence ATGAAGACTGTCAATGCCCTTCCCACTACCGTTCATGGCTTTGCTCCTAACGTACACATTGCTTTAGGAGGCTGGCAGGGATTGACGGACTTCACCGTTGCTCCTATGGACGTCTTTGACATCATACTAGGATTGGACTTTTGGTACGAGATCAATGCACTTATTGCGCCACGTATCAACCAGCTTCACATAAGCAATCCCGGAGGCTCGTGTATTGTGCCCCTTGTTCGGGTACCACAAAATGGGATGCATCTGTTAGCGATGCAACTTGTAAAAGGTTTCAAGAAATGGGAACCAACATTTCTTGCAACCTTGACGGGAATCGTTGAGCATTCCCTTGAGGCAGTAGAATTGCCTCCCCGCATTGAGAAAGTCCTTGATGATAATAAGGACGTGATGCCGGAAGAACTTCCCAAACAATTGCCACCACGAAAGGAAGTTGATCATCAGATCGAGCTGGTTCCAGGGGCAAAGCCACCTGCCATGTCGCCTTATCGCATGGCGCCCCCGGAATTGGAGGAATTGAGGAAGCAACTCAAGGAGTTGCTAGAGGCTGGCCACATACGACCATCCAAGGCATTATGTCAGCGCCAATCAAAGAGACTGGGCTAA